The following proteins are encoded in a genomic region of Paralichthys olivaceus isolate ysfri-2021 chromosome 23, ASM2471397v2, whole genome shotgun sequence:
- the shank3b gene encoding SH3 and multiple ankyrin repeat domains protein 3 isoform X4 — MPLSPAADTKHDRPRQQAVTNGNPTGSAVARDDDADDTSPGNSIVVRIGIPDLQQTKCLRLDPELPVWTSKQRVLVTLTQSLSDVLNYGLFQPAFNGRAGKFLDEERLLKEYPLPPITPIPYLEFRYKRRIYTQSYVDDKQLAKLHTKANLKRFMEHVHQKNVEKVSKWLEKGLDPNFHDSDTGECPLTLAVQLEESCELIKVLRSGGAHLDFRTRDGITALHRAVLCRNSAALTTLLDLGASPDYKDSRGLTPLYHSAMVGGAPYCCELLLQDHATIGMTDENGWQEIHQACRYGNVQHLEHLLFYGADMSSQNASGNTALHLCALYNQDSCARVLLFRGANKDIKNYNNQTAFQVAIIAGNFDLAEIIKIHKTSDVVVPFRETPSYTKRRRVGVTRTSAGNGLSSPRSLIRSASDNALESPASSPGPSLQSLETHHDTHTHSLRRHTRRLSPSGGGHVETSPPPSPPPTPQMRKRRLYSAVPGRTFIATRSHVPQGPGEIQLHRGERVKVLSIGEGGFWEGSVKGRTGWFPADCVEEVQMRQYDPRLETREDRTKRLFRHYTVGSYDNYTSYSDYVIEEKAAVLQKRESEGFGFVLRGAKAETPIEEFAPTPAFPALQYLESVDQGGVAWRAGLRTGDFLIEVNGTDVVKVGHRQVVSLIRQGGSRLLMKVVSVSRKSESNVIRKKAPPPPKRAPSTSLTLRSKSMTADLEDIARRRRFEKLDEMLASSQQEVVLRARPADDFRAATVKQRPTSRRITQAEINSLFERQGLVPPTAPEKSTMALPRGMSRTKSFGTPEDDRISALINESRFPRSSSLTDSFIPPPPQTAPPPPPAASSTSPLFLLDSGPPPSFLPPPPPARGEGLTRSSFKPGAEPRLQELSDSPSRSHAHAERQRKARSMIILQDTPPPLQPDAHAVATPHTLHTATHTATHTLHTATHTSTLSLHSTSPALGHSPLSRRRGRPIENPYANVGQQAPPTKPQRRKSPLLKQLPVEEQGLGIKDYDSSKSDGGGPGSPSRAELYQQQVLSERARVQGRRSSLFLSVEGAGSENQVPPLLTQSHSMDDLGELPPPAPVLSPSPTPHTFLHPLTGKPLDPSSPLALALAARERALTARTPSPEPRTKHASASTTPIPTPAASPEGRHKRTPIATPQSSPEPRSKRTTPQTSPEQRTKRTTPQTSPELRHKRITPPLFPDGQVERPETEGGVTSPAGPSPERWRPSPLPPLANESHSALIDRRRSLTVGSSEEEGGAYTVTLPPALLSSSDEETREELRRIGLVTPPPAFGGPTAPPPPSSLTLLPRRGGEGGGEGGPDSLGRRGDEEEGGDERLHDSSSPSSLPPSITLASPPAPASPSSPPAAHPSSSPVATSPSGLKPRLRSPIGRGRSALRDPLLKQSSDSELLPSTASSSPSSPLCSSPTSGRQPRYLFQRRSKLWGGGDDRGDERRGLSPEEGGGRPAALGGQGSGSAVDLTSRSASALELSGRAGSGLDLANRLQLLNKDSHSLGEEPSPLDPGRRSPVGGARLFSSLGELHTISQRGYGASYTVRPGSRYPVTRRSPSPSPSPSDRSIGLTSSSTPCSERPDLSSGRALTILKSSSLSLPSEPKEVRFVMRSASARTRSRSPSPSPHASPCPSPVLSGPLLALRPWRQRPLNLWNKYDVGDWLESVGLAEHRQRFQEHEIEGSHLPALTKEDYVELGVTRLGHRINIERALRQLLDGST, encoded by the exons ATGCCTCTGAGTCCGGCTGCTGACACCAAACATGATCGCCCGCGGCAACAGGCGGTTACTAACGGCAACCCGACAGGCTCTGCTGTTGCCAGGGACGACGACGCGGATGACACGTCCCCTGGAAACAGCATTGTCGTCCGCATTGGCATCCCGGACCTGCAGCAGacg AAGTGTTTGCGGTTGGACCCAGAGTTACCAGTTTGGACCAGTAAGCAGAGGGTTCTGGTGACGTTGACTCAGTCTCTGTCGGATGTTTTGAACTATGGTCTCTTCCAGCCGGCGTTCAACGGCCGAGCCGGAAAGTTTCTGGACGAGGAGCGGCTGCTGAAGGAGTACCCTCTGCCCCCCATCACCCCCATCCCCTACCTGGAG TTTCGTTATAAGAGGAGAATTTACACACAGAGCTACGTGGACGATAAACAGCTGGCCAAGTTACACaccaag GCCAATCTGAAGCGTTTCATGGAACATGTTCATCAGAAGAACGTGGAGAAAGTTTCCAAATGGCTGGAAAAAGGCCTGGACCCAAACTTCCACGACTCCGACACGGGGG AGTGTCCTCTGACGCTGGCcgtgcagctggaggagagttGCGAGCTGATTAAAGTCCTTCGCAGTGGTGGAGCTCATCTGGACTTCAGGACCAGGGACGGGATCACCGCTCTGCACCGAGCCGTGCTCTGCAGGAACAGCGCCGCTCTCACT ACGCTGCTCGACCTCGGGGCGTCTCCGGACTACAAGGACAGCAGAGGTCTCACTCCGCTCTACCACTCTGCCATGGTGGGGGGCGCCCCCTACTGCTGCGAGCTGCTACTGCAGGACCATGCCACCATTG gGATGACTGATGAGAACGGGTGGCAGGAAATCCaccag GCATGTCGCTATGGTAATGTGCAGCACTTGGAGCACCTGCTGTTCTATGGCGCTGACATGAGTTCCCAGAATGCATCAGGAAACACCGCACTGCATCTCTGTGCGCTCTACAACCAG GACAGTTGTGCCCGAGTGCTGCTGTTCAGAGGAGCAAACAAGGACATCAAGAACTACAACAACCAGACTGCCTTTCAG gtggcgATCATCGCTGGGAACTTTGATTTGGCAGAAATCATTAAAATCCACAAAACCTCTGATGTTG TAGTACCCTTCAGAGAAACTCCCTCCTACACCAAACGCCGCAGAGTCGGCGTGACCAGGACGTCGGCGGGAAACGGTCTCTCGTCTCCACGTTCTCTGATTCGCTCAGCCAGTGATAACGCTCTTGAAAGCCCCGCCTCCTCTCCTGGCCCCTCCCTCCAAAGCCTGGAGACTCACCacgacacgcacacacactcgctgcGACGTCACACACGGCGACTCAG cccGAGCGGCGGAGGTCATGTCGAGACCagtccccccccctcccctcccccgaCCCCccagatgaggaagaggaggctgtaCAGCGCCGTACCGGGACGCACCTTCATCGCCACCCGCTCCCACGTCCCCCAGGGGCCTGGCGAGATCCAACTGCACCGAGGGGAGAGGGTGAAAG TTCTGTCTATAGGTGAGGGGGGATTCTGGGAAGGCAGCGTTAAAGGGAGAACTGGTTGGTTTCCTGCTGACTGTGTTGAAGAAGTTCAGATGAGACAATACGACCCCAGACTGG agACGAGGGAGGACCGCACCAAGAGACTGTTCAGACATTATACTGTAGGATCCTACGACAACTATACCTCCTACAG TGACTACGTGATCGAGGAGAAGGCGGCTGTGctacagaagagagagagcgagggattCGGCTTCGTCCTCAGAGGAGCTAAAG CTGAGACGCCGATCGAGGAGTTCGCCCCGACGCCAGCGTTTCCTGCTCTTCAGTACCTGGAGTCAGTCGACCAGGGGGGCGTGGCTTGGAGGGCGGGGCTACGGACTGGAGACTTTCTCATCGAG gtgaacgGTACAGACGTGGTGAAGGTGGGTCACCGTCAGGTCGTCTCTCTGATCCGACAGGGAGGAAGTCGCCTGCTGATGAaagttgtgtctgtgtccaggAAATCAGAATCCAACGTCATCAGGAAGAAAG CTCCACCCCCTCCAAAACGAGCCCCCAGCACCTCGCTAACGCTCCGATCCAAGTCTATGACCGCTGACCTGGAGGACatag CCAGAAGGAGACGCTTCG AGAAACTGGATGAGATGTTGGCCAGCAGTCAGCAGGAAGTCGTTCTGAGGGCACGACCTGCGGACGACTTCAGAGCGGCAACGGTCAAACAGCGGCCGACCAGCCGACGGATCACACAGGCCGAGATTAAT tctctGTTTGAGCGTCAGGGTCTGGTTCCCCCCACAGCCCCAGAGAAGAGCACCATGGCTTTACCCAGAGGAATGTCCAGAACCAAGAGCTTCG GCACACCCGAGGACGACAGGATCTCAGCCCTGATCAATGAGAGTCGGTTTCCGCGGAGCTCCTCGCTGACGGACAGcttcatccctcctcctcctcagacagctcctcctcctcctcccgcggcctcctccacctccccactCTTCCTCCTCGACTCTGGAcctcccccctccttcctcccccctcctcccccggcCCGGGGGGAGGGGCTGACCCGCTCCAGCTTCAAGCCAGGGGCGGAGCCGAGGCTGCAGGAGCTCTCTGATTCTCCGTCGAGGAGCCACGCCCACGCAGAGCGTCAGAGGAAAGCGAGGTCCATGATCATCCTCCAGGACACGCCCCCGCCGCTGCAGCCTGATGCACATGCGGTTGCCACCCCGCACACGCTgcacactgccacacacaccgCCACACACACGCTTCACACCGCCACACACACCTCCACGCTCTCTCTCCACAGCACCAGCCCTGCCCTCGGCCACTCACCGCTGTCACGCCGCCGGGGTCGACCAATAGAAAACCCTTATGCTAACGTGGGACAGCAGGCTCCACCCACCAAACCGCAGAGGAGGAAGTCACCTTTGTTGAAACAACTTCCTGTAGAGGAGCAGG GACTTGGGATCAAAGATTATGATTCATCCAAGTCAGATGGCGGAGGGCCTGGCAGCCCCAGCAGGGCGGAGTTGTACCAGCAGCAGGTTCTTTCAGAGCGCGCTCGGGTACAGGGCCGCCGGTcgtctctcttcctgtctgttgAGGGGGCGGGGTCTGAAAACCAGGTGCCGCCCCTGCTGACTCAGAGCCACTCGATGGACGACCTTGGTGAGCTTCCTCCTCCCGCCCCAGTTCTATCGCCTTCACCGACGCCTCACACCTTCCTCCACCCACTGACGGGAAAACCTCTCG aCCCGTCCTCTCCACTCGCCCTGGCTCTTGCTGCACGAGAACGAGCGCTCACTGCCAGAACACCAAGTCCCGAGCCTCGAACTAAACACGCATCTGCGTCCACCACACCCATCCCCACCCCAGCCGCAAGCCCAGAGGGCAGACATAAGCGCACCCCTATCGCCACCCCTCAGAGCAGCCCTGAGCCCCGATCCAAACGCACTACTCCACAGACGAGCCCAGAGCAGCGAACCAAGCGCACTACTCCTCAAACCAGCCCCGAGCTGAGGCATAAACGCATAACCCCGCCTCTGTTCCCTGACGGACAGGTAGAACGtccagagacagagggaggagtaACATCACCTGCTGGCCCATCTCCTGAACGTTGGAGACCCTCCCCCTTGCCACCACTGGCCAATGAGAGtcactctgctctgattgacAGGCGCAGAAGCCTTACAGTGGgcagctcagaggaggagggtggggctTACACAGTGACACTCCCACCAGCATTGTTGTCATCCAGTGATGAGGAAACTAGGGAGGAGCTGCGCAGAATTGGTCTTGTGACTCCTCCCCCTGCCTTTGGCGGTCCtactgctcctcctcccccatcctCTCTTACCCTATTACCAAGGCgaggtggggagggagggggagagggcgGTCCCGACTCCCTGGGTAGACgaggagatgaggaagaagGAGGTGATGAGCGGCTCCATGACAGCTCCTCACCCAGttcactccctccctccattaCCTTGGCCtcccctccagctccagcttccccctcctccccacctGCCGCTCACCCATCTTCCTCACCTGTCGCCACCTCCCCATCAGGCCTGAAGCCTCGTCTTCGTTCACCAATCGGCCGTGGTCGTTCTGCGCTTCGGGACCCGCTGCTGAAGCAATCATCAGACAGCGAGCTTCTCCCCTCTACTGCatcctcctccccttcttcACCGCTCTGTTCCTCCCCCACCAGTGGTCGACAGCCACGCTACCTATTCCAGAGGAGGTCCAAGCTGTGGGGAGGAGGGGATGACCGCGGGGATGAACGCCGGGGCCTCAGCCCGGAGGAAGGAGGAGGCCGTCCAGCAGCCCTgggaggtcaggggtcagggtcGGCTGTGGATCTGACCAGTCGCTCGGCTTCAGCACTGGAGCTGAGTGGCAGAGCGGGTTCTGGACTGGATCTGGCCAATCGGCTACAGCTGCTCAACAAAGACAGTCATTCTCTGGGGGAGGAGCCGAGCCCTCTGGACCCAGGCCGGAGGTCACCAGTAGGAGGTGCCAG GTTGTTCTCCAGTCTCGGTGAACTCCACACCATCTCCCAGCGAGGATATGGTGCCAGCTACACAGTCCGACCAGGAAGTCGCTACCCTGTGACCCGTCGgagcccctccccctctccttccccctctgATAGGTCGATAGggctcacctcctcctccaccccgtGTTCTGAAAGGCCAGATCTGAGCTCAGGTCGAGCTCTAACCATCCTGAAGTCCTCCAGTCTCAGTCTCCCCTCAGAACCAAAGGAGGTCCGCTTTGTGATGCGAAGTGCCAGCGCAAGAACCAGGTCCCGTTCGCCTTCACCCTCACCCCACGCCTCACCTTGCCCCTCCCCAGTACTCAGTGGCCCCCTGTTGGCCCTTCGGCCATGGAGGCAGCGGCCCCTCAACCTGTGGAATAAGTATGACGTGGGTGACTGGCTGGAGAGCGTGGGTCTAGCCGAACATCGCCAGCGCTTCCAGGAGCACGAGATCGAAGGCTCCCATCTCCCCGCCCTCACCAAAGAGGACTATGTGGAGCTGGGCGTCACCAGACTGGGACACCGGATCAACATTGAGAGGGCACTGAGACAGCTGCTGGATGGTTCCACTTGA
- the shank3b gene encoding SH3 and multiple ankyrin repeat domains protein 3 isoform X8, whose translation MPLSPAADTKHDRPRQQAVTNGNPTGSAVARDDDADDTSPGNSIVVRIGIPDLQQTKCLRLDPELPVWTSKQRVLVTLTQSLSDVLNYGLFQPAFNGRAGKFLDEERLLKEYPLPPITPIPYLEFRYKRRIYTQSYVDDKQLAKLHTKANLKRFMEHVHQKNVEKVSKWLEKGLDPNFHDSDTGECPLTLAVQLEESCELIKVLRSGGAHLDFRTRDGITALHRAVLCRNSAALTTLLDLGASPDYKDSRGLTPLYHSAMVGGAPYCCELLLQDHATIGMTDENGWQEIHQACRYGNVQHLEHLLFYGADMSSQNASGNTALHLCALYNQDSCARVLLFRGANKDIKNYNNQTAFQVAIIAGNFDLAEIIKIHKTSDVVPFRETPSYTKRRRVGVTRTSAGNGLSSPRSLIRSASDNALESPASSPGPSLQSLETHHDTHTHSLRRHTRRLSPSGGGHVETSPPPSPPPTPQMRKRRLYSAVPGRTFIATRSHVPQGPGEIQLHRGERVKVLSIGEGGFWEGSVKGRTGWFPADCVEEVQMRQYDPRLETREDRTKRLFRHYTVGSYDNYTSYSDYVIEEKAAVLQKRESEGFGFVLRGAKAETPIEEFAPTPAFPALQYLESVDQGGVAWRAGLRTGDFLIEVNGTDVVKVGHRQVVSLIRQGGSRLLMKVVSVSRKSESNVIRKKAPPPPKRAPSTSLTLRSKSMTADLEDIARRRRFEKLDEMLASSQQEVVLRARPADDFRAATVKQRPTSRRITQAEINSLFERQGLVPPTAPEKSTMALPRGMSRTKSFGTPEDDRISALINESRFPRSSSLTDSFIPPPPQTAPPPPPAASSTSPLFLLDSGPPPSFLPPPPPARGEGLTRSSFKPGAEPRLQELSDSPSRSHAHAERQRKARSMIILQDTPPPLQPDAHAVATPHTLHTATHTATHTLHTATHTSTLSLHSTSPALGHSPLSRRRGRPIENPYANVGQQAPPTKPQRRKSPLLKQLPVEEQGLGIKDYDSSKSDGGGPGSPSRAELYQQQVLSERARVQGRRSSLFLSVEGAGSENQVPPLLTQSHSMDDLGELPPPAPVLSPSPTPHTFLHPLTGKPLDPSSPLALALAARERALTARTPSPEPRTKHASASTTPIPTPAASPEGRHKRTPIATPQSSPEPRSKRTTPQTSPEQRTKRTTPQTSPELRHKRITPPLFPDGQVERPETEGGVTSPAGPSPERWRPSPLPPLANESHSALIDRRRSLTVGSSEEEGGAYTVTLPPALLSSSDEETREELRRIGLVTPPPAFGGPTAPPPPSSLTLLPRRGGEGGGEGGPDSLGRRGDEEEGGDERLHDSSSPSSLPPSITLASPPAPASPSSPPAAHPSSSPVATSPSGLKPRLRSPIGRGRSALRDPLLKQSSDSELLPSTASSSPSSPLCSSPTSGRQPRYLFQRRSKLWGGGDDRGDERRGLSPEEGGGRPAALGGQGSGSAVDLTSRSASALELSGRAGSGLDLANRLQLLNKDSHSLGEEPSPLDPGRRSPVGGARLFSSLGELHTISQRGYGASYTVRPGSRYPVTRRSPSPSPSPSDRSIGLTSSSTPCSERPDLSSGRALTILKSSSLSLPSEPKEVRFVMRSASARTRSRSPSPSPHASPCPSPVLSGPLLALRPWRQRPLNLWNKYDVGDWLESVGLAEHRQRFQEHEIEGSHLPALTKEDYVELGVTRLGHRINIERALRQLLDGST comes from the exons ATGCCTCTGAGTCCGGCTGCTGACACCAAACATGATCGCCCGCGGCAACAGGCGGTTACTAACGGCAACCCGACAGGCTCTGCTGTTGCCAGGGACGACGACGCGGATGACACGTCCCCTGGAAACAGCATTGTCGTCCGCATTGGCATCCCGGACCTGCAGCAGacg AAGTGTTTGCGGTTGGACCCAGAGTTACCAGTTTGGACCAGTAAGCAGAGGGTTCTGGTGACGTTGACTCAGTCTCTGTCGGATGTTTTGAACTATGGTCTCTTCCAGCCGGCGTTCAACGGCCGAGCCGGAAAGTTTCTGGACGAGGAGCGGCTGCTGAAGGAGTACCCTCTGCCCCCCATCACCCCCATCCCCTACCTGGAG TTTCGTTATAAGAGGAGAATTTACACACAGAGCTACGTGGACGATAAACAGCTGGCCAAGTTACACaccaag GCCAATCTGAAGCGTTTCATGGAACATGTTCATCAGAAGAACGTGGAGAAAGTTTCCAAATGGCTGGAAAAAGGCCTGGACCCAAACTTCCACGACTCCGACACGGGGG AGTGTCCTCTGACGCTGGCcgtgcagctggaggagagttGCGAGCTGATTAAAGTCCTTCGCAGTGGTGGAGCTCATCTGGACTTCAGGACCAGGGACGGGATCACCGCTCTGCACCGAGCCGTGCTCTGCAGGAACAGCGCCGCTCTCACT ACGCTGCTCGACCTCGGGGCGTCTCCGGACTACAAGGACAGCAGAGGTCTCACTCCGCTCTACCACTCTGCCATGGTGGGGGGCGCCCCCTACTGCTGCGAGCTGCTACTGCAGGACCATGCCACCATTG gGATGACTGATGAGAACGGGTGGCAGGAAATCCaccag GCATGTCGCTATGGTAATGTGCAGCACTTGGAGCACCTGCTGTTCTATGGCGCTGACATGAGTTCCCAGAATGCATCAGGAAACACCGCACTGCATCTCTGTGCGCTCTACAACCAG GACAGTTGTGCCCGAGTGCTGCTGTTCAGAGGAGCAAACAAGGACATCAAGAACTACAACAACCAGACTGCCTTTCAG gtggcgATCATCGCTGGGAACTTTGATTTGGCAGAAATCATTAAAATCCACAAAACCTCTGATGTTG TACCCTTCAGAGAAACTCCCTCCTACACCAAACGCCGCAGAGTCGGCGTGACCAGGACGTCGGCGGGAAACGGTCTCTCGTCTCCACGTTCTCTGATTCGCTCAGCCAGTGATAACGCTCTTGAAAGCCCCGCCTCCTCTCCTGGCCCCTCCCTCCAAAGCCTGGAGACTCACCacgacacgcacacacactcgctgcGACGTCACACACGGCGACTCAG cccGAGCGGCGGAGGTCATGTCGAGACCagtccccccccctcccctcccccgaCCCCccagatgaggaagaggaggctgtaCAGCGCCGTACCGGGACGCACCTTCATCGCCACCCGCTCCCACGTCCCCCAGGGGCCTGGCGAGATCCAACTGCACCGAGGGGAGAGGGTGAAAG TTCTGTCTATAGGTGAGGGGGGATTCTGGGAAGGCAGCGTTAAAGGGAGAACTGGTTGGTTTCCTGCTGACTGTGTTGAAGAAGTTCAGATGAGACAATACGACCCCAGACTGG agACGAGGGAGGACCGCACCAAGAGACTGTTCAGACATTATACTGTAGGATCCTACGACAACTATACCTCCTACAG TGACTACGTGATCGAGGAGAAGGCGGCTGTGctacagaagagagagagcgagggattCGGCTTCGTCCTCAGAGGAGCTAAAG CTGAGACGCCGATCGAGGAGTTCGCCCCGACGCCAGCGTTTCCTGCTCTTCAGTACCTGGAGTCAGTCGACCAGGGGGGCGTGGCTTGGAGGGCGGGGCTACGGACTGGAGACTTTCTCATCGAG gtgaacgGTACAGACGTGGTGAAGGTGGGTCACCGTCAGGTCGTCTCTCTGATCCGACAGGGAGGAAGTCGCCTGCTGATGAaagttgtgtctgtgtccaggAAATCAGAATCCAACGTCATCAGGAAGAAAG CTCCACCCCCTCCAAAACGAGCCCCCAGCACCTCGCTAACGCTCCGATCCAAGTCTATGACCGCTGACCTGGAGGACatag CCAGAAGGAGACGCTTCG AGAAACTGGATGAGATGTTGGCCAGCAGTCAGCAGGAAGTCGTTCTGAGGGCACGACCTGCGGACGACTTCAGAGCGGCAACGGTCAAACAGCGGCCGACCAGCCGACGGATCACACAGGCCGAGATTAAT tctctGTTTGAGCGTCAGGGTCTGGTTCCCCCCACAGCCCCAGAGAAGAGCACCATGGCTTTACCCAGAGGAATGTCCAGAACCAAGAGCTTCG GCACACCCGAGGACGACAGGATCTCAGCCCTGATCAATGAGAGTCGGTTTCCGCGGAGCTCCTCGCTGACGGACAGcttcatccctcctcctcctcagacagctcctcctcctcctcccgcggcctcctccacctccccactCTTCCTCCTCGACTCTGGAcctcccccctccttcctcccccctcctcccccggcCCGGGGGGAGGGGCTGACCCGCTCCAGCTTCAAGCCAGGGGCGGAGCCGAGGCTGCAGGAGCTCTCTGATTCTCCGTCGAGGAGCCACGCCCACGCAGAGCGTCAGAGGAAAGCGAGGTCCATGATCATCCTCCAGGACACGCCCCCGCCGCTGCAGCCTGATGCACATGCGGTTGCCACCCCGCACACGCTgcacactgccacacacaccgCCACACACACGCTTCACACCGCCACACACACCTCCACGCTCTCTCTCCACAGCACCAGCCCTGCCCTCGGCCACTCACCGCTGTCACGCCGCCGGGGTCGACCAATAGAAAACCCTTATGCTAACGTGGGACAGCAGGCTCCACCCACCAAACCGCAGAGGAGGAAGTCACCTTTGTTGAAACAACTTCCTGTAGAGGAGCAGG GACTTGGGATCAAAGATTATGATTCATCCAAGTCAGATGGCGGAGGGCCTGGCAGCCCCAGCAGGGCGGAGTTGTACCAGCAGCAGGTTCTTTCAGAGCGCGCTCGGGTACAGGGCCGCCGGTcgtctctcttcctgtctgttgAGGGGGCGGGGTCTGAAAACCAGGTGCCGCCCCTGCTGACTCAGAGCCACTCGATGGACGACCTTGGTGAGCTTCCTCCTCCCGCCCCAGTTCTATCGCCTTCACCGACGCCTCACACCTTCCTCCACCCACTGACGGGAAAACCTCTCG aCCCGTCCTCTCCACTCGCCCTGGCTCTTGCTGCACGAGAACGAGCGCTCACTGCCAGAACACCAAGTCCCGAGCCTCGAACTAAACACGCATCTGCGTCCACCACACCCATCCCCACCCCAGCCGCAAGCCCAGAGGGCAGACATAAGCGCACCCCTATCGCCACCCCTCAGAGCAGCCCTGAGCCCCGATCCAAACGCACTACTCCACAGACGAGCCCAGAGCAGCGAACCAAGCGCACTACTCCTCAAACCAGCCCCGAGCTGAGGCATAAACGCATAACCCCGCCTCTGTTCCCTGACGGACAGGTAGAACGtccagagacagagggaggagtaACATCACCTGCTGGCCCATCTCCTGAACGTTGGAGACCCTCCCCCTTGCCACCACTGGCCAATGAGAGtcactctgctctgattgacAGGCGCAGAAGCCTTACAGTGGgcagctcagaggaggagggtggggctTACACAGTGACACTCCCACCAGCATTGTTGTCATCCAGTGATGAGGAAACTAGGGAGGAGCTGCGCAGAATTGGTCTTGTGACTCCTCCCCCTGCCTTTGGCGGTCCtactgctcctcctcccccatcctCTCTTACCCTATTACCAAGGCgaggtggggagggagggggagagggcgGTCCCGACTCCCTGGGTAGACgaggagatgaggaagaagGAGGTGATGAGCGGCTCCATGACAGCTCCTCACCCAGttcactccctccctccattaCCTTGGCCtcccctccagctccagcttccccctcctccccacctGCCGCTCACCCATCTTCCTCACCTGTCGCCACCTCCCCATCAGGCCTGAAGCCTCGTCTTCGTTCACCAATCGGCCGTGGTCGTTCTGCGCTTCGGGACCCGCTGCTGAAGCAATCATCAGACAGCGAGCTTCTCCCCTCTACTGCatcctcctccccttcttcACCGCTCTGTTCCTCCCCCACCAGTGGTCGACAGCCACGCTACCTATTCCAGAGGAGGTCCAAGCTGTGGGGAGGAGGGGATGACCGCGGGGATGAACGCCGGGGCCTCAGCCCGGAGGAAGGAGGAGGCCGTCCAGCAGCCCTgggaggtcaggggtcagggtcGGCTGTGGATCTGACCAGTCGCTCGGCTTCAGCACTGGAGCTGAGTGGCAGAGCGGGTTCTGGACTGGATCTGGCCAATCGGCTACAGCTGCTCAACAAAGACAGTCATTCTCTGGGGGAGGAGCCGAGCCCTCTGGACCCAGGCCGGAGGTCACCAGTAGGAGGTGCCAG GTTGTTCTCCAGTCTCGGTGAACTCCACACCATCTCCCAGCGAGGATATGGTGCCAGCTACACAGTCCGACCAGGAAGTCGCTACCCTGTGACCCGTCGgagcccctccccctctccttccccctctgATAGGTCGATAGggctcacctcctcctccaccccgtGTTCTGAAAGGCCAGATCTGAGCTCAGGTCGAGCTCTAACCATCCTGAAGTCCTCCAGTCTCAGTCTCCCCTCAGAACCAAAGGAGGTCCGCTTTGTGATGCGAAGTGCCAGCGCAAGAACCAGGTCCCGTTCGCCTTCACCCTCACCCCACGCCTCACCTTGCCCCTCCCCAGTACTCAGTGGCCCCCTGTTGGCCCTTCGGCCATGGAGGCAGCGGCCCCTCAACCTGTGGAATAAGTATGACGTGGGTGACTGGCTGGAGAGCGTGGGTCTAGCCGAACATCGCCAGCGCTTCCAGGAGCACGAGATCGAAGGCTCCCATCTCCCCGCCCTCACCAAAGAGGACTATGTGGAGCTGGGCGTCACCAGACTGGGACACCGGATCAACATTGAGAGGGCACTGAGACAGCTGCTGGATGGTTCCACTTGA